The nucleotide sequence CAAAACGGCAATATCGATGGCACTCATGTGGCAAATTGTAGCGAGAACACGACTCCGCCGGGCGGACAACACTGGCCGCGTTTTTGCTGCCGCCGATCCAATGTCATAGAGCACCGACCGGGCGGAACCGGCACAAGACAGCACGGTGATCGGAGACGTCGCCGCCGATCACCGTGCGATCGATGACTTGGACATCGGGGCTGACCAAGACGTGATCAATCGGTATCCCCAGCGGTCCCAAAGATCGCGGCCACGTCGCTTGATACCCACGCGAATCTCGGGAATCGCGACACCCAGACACTTGAACCAGCTTTCGAAACTCGCGAGTCCAGGGCGTGATGTTGAAATCACCACCGACGATAACGCGGCGGTGCTGGCGAACGTCGTCCGCAAGCCCCACAGCAAGATCCCGCAACTGCCCATTGCGTTCCGCCAAGTTTGCCGTGCCCATCGGCGGAAGCGTATGGACCGCCCAAATATCCAGATCGGCTTCACCGGCATTGATGGTGCCGCGAATTTCTGCCGGATCCCCGCCTGCCTTGACCCAAGTGACCGGACGCCGACTGTAGACGCCCAATCCGAATGCCCCCGAGCGAGACAATTCCTGGTAATGCGGGTGCGACTGACGCAGGGGTTGCAGCGCCGGCACCAACGCATGATTCAATTCGATCAATGCAACGACATCCGCGTCGGCCTGATGAATCACCGACTGGATTTGTTCCCATTGATCGGTGCTGGCGTGAACGTTCCAAAACAGCACACGGACCTCGGGGCCTTCGGCCACAACTTTTCGTTCCGGCATCACCCAATCCACCGGCCATACCGACCAAAAGTTGGCGGCGAAACAGACACCGGCCGTCAACGCCCAGCGCCACCATCGCACGGCGGCGAATACTGCCAACGCCACCAATGCCCCTACCATAAGGTGACAGCGGGTGTGATTCATCGCGTCGGCAAACCAGTGCCACCGACCGGCGTATCCGGCCAGAGTCATCAGAACCGCCAAGACCAGCAGCACGCTGGTTCGCCCGGCAATCCACCGCAACGCACGCCCCCACCCATTCAGTGCATCCGGTTGCACCGGAGCCGCATTCCGCGATCGCGTGACGCTTGATGGATCATTCACTGCTGCATTCCATGTCGAACGCACGCGCCACCGCTTCATTGGTGACACCGTGATCATGAATATTCATTGCGGACCGAATCGAAGCATCTTGCACAAGGGTCGCCTGGTCCGCATCGGCAATCCGTCGCACCCAGGGCAGTGTCGCATTGCACAGGGCGAACGTGCTGGTCCGGCCGACCGCACCTGGCATGTTGGTCACACAGTAATGAACCACTTCATCGACAACGAACGTCGGTTCACTGTGGGTGGTCGGTCGGCTGGTTTCAATGCAGCCGCCCTGGTCGATCGCCACATCGATCACGACGCTACCCGATTTCATTAAACGCAGATCTTCCTTGCGAACCAGTTGGGGCGCTTTCGCGCCAGGAATCAGCACCGAGCCGATCACCAAATCGGCGCGAGCCAGTTGTTCCAATACCGTGTGTCGGTCGCTGTACAGCACGTTGACGTTGGGCGGCATCGTGTCGTCCAGATAGCGAAGCCGATCCAGGTTCACATCCAGGATGGCCACATCGGCTCGAAAGCCTGCGGCGATCTTTGCCGCATTCGCACCGACCACGCCGCCGCCCAAAACGGTGATATGCGCTGGCGGGACGCCGGGCACACCGCCCAGCAAAATGCCGCGTCCCAGTTGAGGACGCTCCAGGTATTTTGCCCCCTGCTGAACACTCATCCGCCCGGCCACTTCGCTCATCGGGGTCAACAGCGGCAGACGTCCCGAAGGATCGCGTAATGTCTCGTAAGCCAGACAGGTCGCACCGGACCGAACCATCGCTTCGGTCAGTTCGCGACTGGCGGCAAAATGAAAGTAAGTAAATAGCCACTGACCCTTGCGAATCCGTAGGTATTCTTCGGGCTGGGGTTCTTTGACTTTGACGATCAAATCGGCAGCCGCAAACACGTCGTCGGCTGTGGCAACGATCTCGGCGCCAGCTTTCAGGTAGTCATGATCTGCCAACCCGGACCCCAGTCCCGCCCCCGTCTGGACGACCACGCGATGCCCATCGGCGATCAATTCCTCCACGCCGACCGGCAGCATGGCAACGCGATACTCATCCTTTTTTACTTCCGTGGGTACGCCAACGATCATGGTGAAAACTGCTCTGTAACAACGTTGCCGACGTCACCGAGACCTTACGACGCCTCGGTTGACCTGCTGGCATGATACGACACACTGACTTTGCCGACTTGACAACGTACCGGTTGGCCGACCGATTTCTTGATCGACCGTATTGCCGTTCCTTCGCGTTTGTTGTTCCTCCATGCCTGTGCAGCCCAGCCGAAAGCGATTCGCAGAATACCGCGACCAGATTCGGCAACGATACAAGAGCGGTGCTGCAGTACCGTCGCACCCCCACCGACCGGATCGATCGGCCAAAAAGCTGGGTGAACGCGAACGCAAGTTTGCCGAGTTATTCGGTGAATTCATTCGGCTGACACGCGGCCATCGGTCTTCCATCGTCGGGTCACTGGCTCTGCTGACCATCGGCATTGCCTTGCGTTTGCTGCCTCCACTGGGCACGAAACTGGCAATCGATTCGGCGCTGACCAATCCCCCCGAACCCTTGCCGACCTGGCTGGCCGATTCAGTTCCGTCGTGGGTCGACAGCAACGGTGTCCCTGTTGATCGTCTGGGACTATTGATCGGTGTGGCCGTCGCCGTGACGGTCATCACGATGGTCGCGACGGTCGTTCATTTGACCAGCCGATGGATTGCCACCAAAGCCGTCAATCAGACCCAAGTGTCGATTCGACGGAAAGTTTTTGACCATGCAATGAAGTTGCCGCTGCATCAGGTTTACGATCTGAAAAGCGGCGGCGTTGCCAGCCTGATCCGCGAAGACGCCGGCGGGGTTGCCGATCTGATCTTCAGCATGATTTACAACCCGTGGCGGGCGATCGTCCAGTTCGTCGGCAGCCTGGTCATTTTGATGCTGGTGGACTGGAAACTGATGCTGGGCGGATTGATGCTGTTGCCGATCGTCTGGGTGACGCACCGGACATGGATCAACCGCATCCGCCCCCTGTACCGCGACGTTCGCAAACAGCGTCAACGAATCGACAGCGGGGCGACCGAAACCTTTGGCGGGATCCGAGTCGTTCGGACGTTTTCACGCAATCGCAGTGAATCGTCGCGTTACGTTCGCGAAGGCGATTTTTTGGTCCGTCAACAACTTTTCACTTGGTGTTGGACTCGGATCATCGAAACGATTTGGGAGGTGGTCATTCCGCTGGCCAGTACCGGCTTGCTGGTCTACGGCGGCTACCAGATTCTGCAAGGTGATTTGACGCTGGGCGACCTGATGATGTTTTTGGTTTATCTGACCATGCTGTTGGGACCCTTGGCAACATTGGCCGGCAGCGCGGTGGGATTTCAAAACAATCTGGCGGGCTTGGATCGAGTCTTGGATGTTTTGGAGATTCACCAAGAGTTGCCGACGCGGGTCAACGCGATCACGTTGCCCCCGATCGTCCCGGCGGCGATGACGTTTCGCGACGTCAGCTTTTCCTATCCGGGTTCAGACACGTTGGTGCTAGAAGACATCAACCTGGAAGTCCGGCCGGGGGAAACGATCGCGTTGGTCGGACGCAGCGGTGCGGGCAAGACCACGCTGACAAATTTGATCGCACGCTTTTACGATGCCACCGCCGGCAGCATTGCGATCGACGGAACGGACCTGCGTGACATCGAACTTTCCAGCTATCGACGTTTGCTGGGGATCGTTGAACAGGACGTTTTCCTGTTCGACGGAACGATTGCTGAAAACATCGCGTACGCACGGCGGCGTGTCACCGATGACCAATTGGTGGCGGCGGCAACCGCGGCGGCGGCTGACGAATTCATCCGTTCGCTTCCCGACGGTTACGACACAATGATTGGCGAACGTGGGGTCAAGCTTTCCGGCGGACAGCGTCAACGCCTGGCGATCGCCCGCGCGATTCTGGCTGATCCACAGATCTTGATTTTGGATGAAGCCACCAGCAATCTGGATAGTGAAAGTGAACAGTTGATCCAAGCCAGTCTGGTCGATCTATTGGCCGGACGCACGGCGTTTGTGATCGCCCACCGGCTAAGTACCATTCGCAATGCCGATCGCATCGTGGTTCTGGAAGACGGCCGGATTGTCGAATCCGGAAGCCACGACGAACTGTTGGCCGGTGACGGGCATTACCAGCGAATGGTCAGCCTGCAGACGGATGATTTTCTGGATCGTGACGACCAAGCCGGCGTGAATTACGCTACAAACAAACCTTAGCATTGCCCGTTTTGCGACATGAACGTCATCCTTCCTCTTCACCGAGTGTCGCCTTCAGTGCTTCGTTCGGCCCCCCGATCAACCTTCCTACCCGTGATCGAACATCCATGAAATCGCCTACCGTATCATTGCGCGCCGACCGATGGCGGTGCCTGTCGTTTGTCCTTGTGCTGGTCGCCGGAACCGTATCGGCAGACTGGCCACAGTGGCGTGGTCCGAACCGCGACGGCCACGCTGATGCCGGCCGGTACCTGCAACAGTGGCCCCAAGGCGGCCCCGCGATGGCGTGGCAGAATGACAAGCTGGGCATCGGGTATTCGTCGCCGGCGATGGTCGACGGCCGGATCTACACGATGGGCAGCCTGGACGGCCAATGTTATCTGCACTGCATCAGTGCGGACGATGGATCCATGATCTGGAGCACTCCGTTCTGTCGCGCCGGCACCGGCGACGATTACCTGGACGGATGGGGCGGCGGCCCGCGTGGAACCCCCACCGTCGATGGCGATCAAATCTTTGTCGTCAGCGACATCGGCGTCGTCGCGGCCTTTGATCTGACCGGACAACTGCAATGGAAAGTCGACATGGTCGAACAGTTCGGCGGTGAGATTCCCAAATGGGGTTACAGCGAATCGCCGCTGGTCGACGGGAACAAAGTCCTTGTCACCCCCGGTCGTCGAATGTTTATCGTCGGTTTGGATCGCAAGACCGGCGATGTCACCTGGACCACCAAAGGCATCGAAGAACCCGCCCAATACGTATCGATCGTCAAAGGCGAACTGGATGGAAAACCGTACTATGTGACCGCGGTCAAAGCCGGCTTGATTGGCATCGATGCCAAAACCGGTCGCCAAATTTTCATGGAGCCGGCGACCGGAAACCAAACGGCCGTGATTCCCACCGCGGTGATCGACGGATCGCTGATCTATCACACCAGCGACTACAACGCGGGCAATCAATTGATCGAATTGTCCAGTGACGGCGATCGCTTGACCGCTGAGGTGCTGTACGCCGAATCGGTAAAGTCGATGCAGAACCATCACGGCGGCGTCGTCCTGGTCGACGGTGTGATCTATGGCTGTTCGCGGACCAACCGTGGCGAATGGATGGCCCAGGACCACCGCAGCGGCGAAGTGCTGTGGACCCAATTGGCGCGGCCCAACCAAAGCGGATCAATCGCTTTTGCCGACGGGCGGCTGTATTGCTACGGCGATAAAGATGGCATCGTCCGTTTGGTCGTGCCCAACCGCGAAGGCTTTCAGCAGGTCGGCGAACTGAAGTTGCCGAAGACGTTCGAAGGTAATCGAGGCAGCAACAATCGTGGCGCGATCTGGTCCCATCCGGTCGTCGCTGATGGCAAGCTTTTCATTCGCGACCAGAACTTGATGTTTGCGTTCGACATCGCCCGCTGAACATCCATCGCCCAACAAGCAACTCGTCACGTCACCGGCCGCGGTGGTCGATCGATGCGACGATGCTAACGCGGCATCAACGTTGATAGATGGGCAAAAACCCGTTGTCCAACTGCAACATGATCAGGTTGCACGCGGTGACATAAACCGGATGGATTTGGCCTTCCCAGGATCCATCCGGTCGCTGTGTGCCGGCGATGCGATCATAAAGCCGAGTGCGGAACGGTTTCCATAAATCGTCGCCCTGGCGATAAACGACTTGGCTGTAGTAAAGGTACGTGTAGTGCCAGTGGCCAAACGCACGGGCCCCGTCGCTGATGTCGTGCAGCTGTTTCTTGCTGTACGCCAACATTTCCGGAACGTGTTCGCTATCATAATCGCCGGCGTTATAAAGCGCCGCCAAAGCGGCAGCGGTGATGGCCGGGCGACTGCTGCCCCTTTGGCGACTGCTGTAGCTAATGCCGCCGTCTTCGTTCTTACAGCCATAGATGTACTGTTTGGCTTTGTCGATCACTTCGCCACTAACGGGAATGCCGGCGTTTCGACATCCGCGCAATCCTTGGACCTGGGTGATGGTCGTGCTGCCTTCGTCAAAGTCATTGCCTTCGCGGGCTGAAACGTAGCCCCAACCACCGGCGGCGGTTTGGGCAAACGCGCTGAACTTCACCGCACGTGTCAGCACGTCGACGATTTCTTCGCGGCGATCCAACAACCCTTCTTCGCCCAAGACCTGGGACAAGAACAACATCGAAAACCCATGACCATACGTGTACCGCGGGTCGGTCAGCGGGTCACCGATCAATCCGTTTTCGCGTGACTTGCTGATGATGAAGTCCGACGCCAAAGCGATCTCTTTGGAAAACGAACCCTGGGTCGTCGTGCTGCCGCTGGCGATCATCGCAGTACCGGCCAGCGCGGCGAGCGCCGTGGGGTAGATTTGGGTGTTCCAAAGCCCGCGTGACGATTGCGTCTTGCGAAGGTATTCCAGCCCCTTATTGATCGCTTCGGACCAGCGTGGATTGTCCGATGCAGCCGCGGTCACCCGACGGGCCCCCATCCCAGCCGAGGCGACGGTCGCCGCGGCACCAAGCATCCATCGACGACGCGAAACCGTAGGGGCGGGTAGGGCAGGGCGTTGCATTCGGCAAACTTTCTGAAATGGGCACGACGTCGGACGAACACTCTTCCTAGCGTAACGATGCCGACCGATCGTGCGAATGGAAATCTTCGCGAAGGGTGGAATGGAGGCCCGACCGCCTTTGACACCGGGGACAAAAAAACGTGCTGCGTTGAGCCTGGACGATTCGGCGAATTTCCCCGTCACGGCACCGCGGACAGGCTTGCCCGGCCCGGTCGTAAACACGGTGGCAATTCTGGTACCCACCGGGATCGTTCAGTGCGTTGCGATACGTGCCGTCGGAAAGGGTGCTGCCTTCGTGCCGAATGGCGTCTTCCAAGATGAGGCCGATCTGGTCGTGAATCCGTCGCCACTGGGGGCCGGTCAGCCGATCGCAGCGGGTCCGGGGATCCACCCCGGCGGCAAACAGAATCTCCGCAGCATACAAATTGCCGATCCCGGCCACCGCACTTTGATCCAGCAACGCCACTTTGATGCATCGCCGACTGGACGAAAGCTTCTGGCGAAGCTGTTCGGTGCTGATCTGCAACGCGTCGACCCCCAAACGTTGGTCGATCGCAGTTCGGTATTCGTCTTCGCGATACAGCGTCACCGTTCCCAGCCCACGTCGATCCCAAAACCACAACCGGTTCACCCCGGCACCGGACAAATCCATTTGCAAGCGCAAGTGATCGACGTCGGGCGGGTCGGCGACCAACAGAATCCCGGTCATGCGGGGTTCGATCACCAAGCGGTCCTGATTGTCCAACACGATGACCAATCGTTTGCCTCGGCGATCAATGCCATCGATGCGTCGCCCCTTCATCCGCCGATCCAGTTGACGCTGGCTCGGCGACATCGCGATCGGCCGGCAAGCACACGGGGGAACCGTCACGGATTCGACGCGGCGCCCGGCGGCATCCAAGACGCCGCGACGCATCGTTTCGACTTCGGGTAACTCGGGCATGCGTGGTTTGCGATGGCGCTGGTGGCGGAGGAATCGAAGAGAAAGGAAATGATATGGCGTGGCTGTCGAATCGCGTGCCGATTCAAAGTTCGGATCAAGCGTAAACGAAGCCTTCCAACGGATAGCGATCGTCGGTTGCGATCGTCTGGTGATCGATCAACCGCAGCGTTTGCCAACTGCCCACCCCCGCGATGACCGCATCGAGTGCGTCGCCGCCTGGATCGCTCAATAGGATTCGTTTGCGGTAATCCGACAGTTCGACCCACTGGGATAATTCTGCCAGGATTTGACGACGGACTTTACGGTGTTCGCGACCGGGCGGGCGACCGGCGGATTGCTTGTATCGTTGGTACGGCAATCCCCAACGTTTCAGCGACGACGACGGACAGGCTTCGGCGATGATCCGCCGCGCCGCGGAAAAGCGACCGTAGGTGAACGGCAAGATCGCCGTATCGACGTCGGTCGACAACGGACGCAACACATCGCGCATGCCGTGAAACGTCTGGTAGATGATCCGGTAGTGGTAACAATCAAACGGCGTCTTGGTTTCGGTGTCGGTACGTCGGCGGACGTGCATCTGGTGGGCGTATTGCTGGGTGATGGCCACCAGTTTTCGGCCGTACTGTTTTGCGTCGCCGTCGAATGCAGCCACGTGTTGCAGTTGTTCGTCCCAGCCGCCCAATTGCAGTTCGACGGGCAACCCGAATGGAAAATCAATTGCCCAGTAGGCTTCGTGGCTGTCCTGGATTCGACGAACCAGTTCACCGCACACCGCGTCTCGACTGTCACAGCCGGCCCATTTCCCCAATGGTTTCAAATCGACCAATCGCAGGACGTCCGATCCCCCCTGGACGTCCAACGTGGCGCACCAAGCGGTTTTCCCGGATTCGGCCGCCCCGCTGAAATCCACGCCATAGACGGTGGAAATCCATGGCATGATCAGTGGCGCGGCCGGATCGATCGCGTTGACCAAGGTTTGCTCTCCAGAGACAATTCGGTTCTAGGGTCGTCGGGCCAACTATCGGCCACAGCCCCCGCATTCACAAGAAGATGGACTCCATGACCAATACCGCCGAAACGCCCTCGACTCCAGCCACCGCGTCGGTTCCCGATCCGCAAGGACGATTCGGATCGTTCGGCGGTCGGTTTGTACCCGAAACGCTGACGCGTGCTTTGGATCAATTGATCGAGGAATACGAATCGGCCCGTCGGGACCCTGAATTTCAACGTGAATTCCGCGAATTGCTGGCTCGATTTGTCGGTCGGCCCAGTCCGTTGTATCACGCCCAGCGATTGTCCGAAGCGGCCGGGGGGGCCCAGATCTGGCTGAAGCGTGAAGACTTGAATCACACCGGTGCCCACAAGATCAACAACACGCTGGGACAAGCCTTGCTGACCCAGCGGATGGGCAAGACCCGCGTGATCGCCGAAACCGGAGCGGGCCAACACGGCGTGGCCACCGCGACCGCCTGTGCCCATTTCGGATTGCCTTGCACGGTGTACATGGGGGCCGAAGACATTCGCCGCCAAAAACCGAACGTGTTCAGCATGAAATTGATGGGCGCGACGATCAGCAGCGTCCAATCGGGATCGAAGACCCTGCGTGACGCGGTGAACGAGGCGATGCGGGACTGGATGTCCTCGGTGGAAAATACCCACTACATCATCGGCAGCGTCATCGGACCGCACCCGTTTCCCATGATGGTGCGTGATTTCCAAAGTGTTATCGGACAAGAAACCCGCGGCCAGTGTGTCGACACCTTCGACCGGCTGCCCGATTGTGTCGTTGCCTGCGTCGGCGGCGGCAGCAACGCGGCAGGAATGTTTTATCCGTTCGTCGAAGACGAATCGGTTCGTTTGGTCGGCGTGGAAGCGGGCGGGCGATCGGCGGATCCCGGACAACACGCCTCCCCACTTTCTTACGGCATGCCCGGGGTTCTTCATGGCAGTTACAGCTATGTGATGCAGGATGACGACGGCCAAACCTGCGACGTGCATTCGATGAGCGCGG is from Crateriforma conspicua and encodes:
- a CDS encoding prenyltransferase/squalene oxidase repeat-containing protein, giving the protein MGARRVTAAASDNPRWSEAINKGLEYLRKTQSSRGLWNTQIYPTALAALAGTAMIASGSTTTQGSFSKEIALASDFIISKSRENGLIGDPLTDPRYTYGHGFSMLFLSQVLGEEGLLDRREEIVDVLTRAVKFSAFAQTAAGGWGYVSAREGNDFDEGSTTITQVQGLRGCRNAGIPVSGEVIDKAKQYIYGCKNEDGGISYSSRQRGSSRPAITAAALAALYNAGDYDSEHVPEMLAYSKKQLHDISDGARAFGHWHYTYLYYSQVVYRQGDDLWKPFRTRLYDRIAGTQRPDGSWEGQIHPVYVTACNLIMLQLDNGFLPIYQR
- the ald gene encoding alanine dehydrogenase — its product is MIVGVPTEVKKDEYRVAMLPVGVEELIADGHRVVVQTGAGLGSGLADHDYLKAGAEIVATADDVFAAADLIVKVKEPQPEEYLRIRKGQWLFTYFHFAASRELTEAMVRSGATCLAYETLRDPSGRLPLLTPMSEVAGRMSVQQGAKYLERPQLGRGILLGGVPGVPPAHITVLGGGVVGANAAKIAAGFRADVAILDVNLDRLRYLDDTMPPNVNVLYSDRHTVLEQLARADLVIGSVLIPGAKAPQLVRKEDLRLMKSGSVVIDVAIDQGGCIETSRPTTHSEPTFVVDEVVHYCVTNMPGAVGRTSTFALCNATLPWVRRIADADQATLVQDASIRSAMNIHDHGVTNEAVARAFDMECSSE
- a CDS encoding DUF429 domain-containing protein; translated protein: MVNAIDPAAPLIMPWISTVYGVDFSGAAESGKTAWCATLDVQGGSDVLRLVDLKPLGKWAGCDSRDAVCGELVRRIQDSHEAYWAIDFPFGLPVELQLGGWDEQLQHVAAFDGDAKQYGRKLVAITQQYAHQMHVRRRTDTETKTPFDCYHYRIIYQTFHGMRDVLRPLSTDVDTAILPFTYGRFSAARRIIAEACPSSSLKRWGLPYQRYKQSAGRPPGREHRKVRRQILAELSQWVELSDYRKRILLSDPGGDALDAVIAGVGSWQTLRLIDHQTIATDDRYPLEGFVYA
- a CDS encoding outer membrane protein assembly factor BamB family protein, encoding MKSPTVSLRADRWRCLSFVLVLVAGTVSADWPQWRGPNRDGHADAGRYLQQWPQGGPAMAWQNDKLGIGYSSPAMVDGRIYTMGSLDGQCYLHCISADDGSMIWSTPFCRAGTGDDYLDGWGGGPRGTPTVDGDQIFVVSDIGVVAAFDLTGQLQWKVDMVEQFGGEIPKWGYSESPLVDGNKVLVTPGRRMFIVGLDRKTGDVTWTTKGIEEPAQYVSIVKGELDGKPYYVTAVKAGLIGIDAKTGRQIFMEPATGNQTAVIPTAVIDGSLIYHTSDYNAGNQLIELSSDGDRLTAEVLYAESVKSMQNHHGGVVLVDGVIYGCSRTNRGEWMAQDHRSGEVLWTQLARPNQSGSIAFADGRLYCYGDKDGIVRLVVPNREGFQQVGELKLPKTFEGNRGSNNRGAIWSHPVVADGKLFIRDQNLMFAFDIAR
- the mutM gene encoding bifunctional DNA-formamidopyrimidine glycosylase/DNA-(apurinic or apyrimidinic site) lyase — protein: MPELPEVETMRRGVLDAAGRRVESVTVPPCACRPIAMSPSQRQLDRRMKGRRIDGIDRRGKRLVIVLDNQDRLVIEPRMTGILLVADPPDVDHLRLQMDLSGAGVNRLWFWDRRGLGTVTLYREDEYRTAIDQRLGVDALQISTEQLRQKLSSSRRCIKVALLDQSAVAGIGNLYAAEILFAAGVDPRTRCDRLTGPQWRRIHDQIGLILEDAIRHEGSTLSDGTYRNALNDPGGYQNCHRVYDRAGQACPRCRDGEIRRIVQAQRSTFFCPRCQRRSGLHSTLREDFHSHDRSASLR
- a CDS encoding ABC transporter ATP-binding protein, yielding MPVQPSRKRFAEYRDQIRQRYKSGAAVPSHPHRPDRSAKKLGERERKFAELFGEFIRLTRGHRSSIVGSLALLTIGIALRLLPPLGTKLAIDSALTNPPEPLPTWLADSVPSWVDSNGVPVDRLGLLIGVAVAVTVITMVATVVHLTSRWIATKAVNQTQVSIRRKVFDHAMKLPLHQVYDLKSGGVASLIREDAGGVADLIFSMIYNPWRAIVQFVGSLVILMLVDWKLMLGGLMLLPIVWVTHRTWINRIRPLYRDVRKQRQRIDSGATETFGGIRVVRTFSRNRSESSRYVREGDFLVRQQLFTWCWTRIIETIWEVVIPLASTGLLVYGGYQILQGDLTLGDLMMFLVYLTMLLGPLATLAGSAVGFQNNLAGLDRVLDVLEIHQELPTRVNAITLPPIVPAAMTFRDVSFSYPGSDTLVLEDINLEVRPGETIALVGRSGAGKTTLTNLIARFYDATAGSIAIDGTDLRDIELSSYRRLLGIVEQDVFLFDGTIAENIAYARRRVTDDQLVAAATAAAADEFIRSLPDGYDTMIGERGVKLSGGQRQRLAIARAILADPQILILDEATSNLDSESEQLIQASLVDLLAGRTAFVIAHRLSTIRNADRIVVLEDGRIVESGSHDELLAGDGHYQRMVSLQTDDFLDRDDQAGVNYATNKP
- the trpB gene encoding tryptophan synthase subunit beta; its protein translation is MTNTAETPSTPATASVPDPQGRFGSFGGRFVPETLTRALDQLIEEYESARRDPEFQREFRELLARFVGRPSPLYHAQRLSEAAGGAQIWLKREDLNHTGAHKINNTLGQALLTQRMGKTRVIAETGAGQHGVATATACAHFGLPCTVYMGAEDIRRQKPNVFSMKLMGATISSVQSGSKTLRDAVNEAMRDWMSSVENTHYIIGSVIGPHPFPMMVRDFQSVIGQETRGQCVDTFDRLPDCVVACVGGGSNAAGMFYPFVEDESVRLVGVEAGGRSADPGQHASPLSYGMPGVLHGSYSYVMQDDDGQTCDVHSMSAGLDYPGVGPEHSYWKDTGRVDYVDCRDDEAMDAFDKMARTEGIIAALETSHAIAKAMQIAAEMKPDQHLVICLSGRGDKDAMEIARLRGEDWMNES
- a CDS encoding endonuclease/exonuclease/phosphatase family protein; this encodes MNDPSSVTRSRNAAPVQPDALNGWGRALRWIAGRTSVLLVLAVLMTLAGYAGRWHWFADAMNHTRCHLMVGALVALAVFAAVRWWRWALTAGVCFAANFWSVWPVDWVMPERKVVAEGPEVRVLFWNVHASTDQWEQIQSVIHQADADVVALIELNHALVPALQPLRQSHPHYQELSRSGAFGLGVYSRRPVTWVKAGGDPAEIRGTINAGEADLDIWAVHTLPPMGTANLAERNGQLRDLAVGLADDVRQHRRVIVGGDFNITPWTREFRKLVQVSGCRDSRDSRGYQATWPRSLGPLGIPIDHVLVSPDVQVIDRTVIGGDVSDHRAVLCRFRPVGAL